A genomic segment from Bradyrhizobium sp. ISRA430 encodes:
- a CDS encoding DUF1127 domain-containing protein, with translation MPPQQTNISSETERDAAGLGLDVSIASPRSVRALLQRYWRAFQERRQRQSLRASLQDLSDRELMDIGLTRAEIDYTQVNELSIRLEIARGIYGAVV, from the coding sequence ATGCCACCCCAACAGACGAACATCAGTTCCGAGACCGAGCGCGATGCCGCAGGGCTTGGTCTCGACGTATCCATCGCATCGCCGCGGAGCGTCCGAGCCTTGCTCCAGCGATATTGGCGTGCGTTTCAGGAGCGGCGCCAACGCCAGAGCTTGCGAGCCAGCTTGCAGGACCTGAGTGACAGGGAGCTGATGGACATCGGCTTGACGCGCGCCGAGATCGATTACACACAGGTCAACGAGCTATCGATACGCTTAGAGATAGCACGCGGTATCTATGGGGCCGTGGTGTGA